Proteins encoded within one genomic window of Desulfotalea psychrophila LSv54:
- a CDS encoding MerR family transcriptional regulator, with translation MYRISALAHKVGLSRSTILYYEKLGLISSKRQANGYRNYSEQDVQQLKLLQQLQAGGLTLKECRACLEARIDRERLLQRLKVLDEEIAQKQKSRDLLCSMLGMTSMREWHQSIDKQAPLAHLNWLMKQGFSEKQALRLKWLSKDMNEHEQYMADFELIFEGLERLGPGDEIDSLQAINTIPVKSGELLDIGCGKGVVTILLAEQTQFSVTALDNDEYSLACLRESLDRKSQLGKVTAVCASMTDMSFSEHQFDVIWSEGSAYIMGVPQALEDWKPFIKEEGFLVFSDLVWLTESPENEVLKFWQQNYPDMVTVASRYQLIENAGYKIIDSFELSKQAWGNYLNPLTTKVKQLPQRDFTSQALEDIQSELEIHQKYLGQYGYQMFVLKKENKIRDNFRS, from the coding sequence ATGTATCGTATTTCTGCATTAGCACACAAAGTCGGATTGAGTCGCTCAACGATTCTTTATTACGAAAAGCTCGGGCTGATTTCGTCGAAACGACAGGCGAATGGATACCGAAATTACTCTGAACAAGATGTTCAGCAATTAAAATTGTTGCAGCAACTCCAAGCAGGAGGATTGACGCTAAAAGAATGTCGTGCATGTTTGGAAGCACGCATTGATAGGGAAAGGCTACTTCAACGTCTTAAAGTGCTGGATGAGGAGATAGCCCAAAAACAAAAATCCAGAGACCTGCTCTGCTCAATGCTGGGTATGACTTCTATGAGAGAATGGCATCAATCCATTGATAAACAAGCCCCTTTAGCACACTTAAACTGGCTAATGAAGCAAGGATTTAGCGAGAAACAGGCATTGAGACTTAAATGGTTATCAAAAGATATGAATGAACATGAGCAATATATGGCTGACTTTGAGCTGATCTTTGAGGGATTAGAACGATTAGGGCCAGGGGATGAAATTGATTCATTACAGGCAATTAACACTATTCCTGTTAAATCTGGTGAACTACTCGATATAGGTTGTGGAAAGGGTGTAGTGACTATTTTACTTGCTGAACAAACTCAATTTTCTGTCACAGCGTTGGATAATGACGAATACAGCCTGGCTTGCTTGAGGGAGAGTTTGGATCGGAAATCACAATTGGGTAAGGTGACTGCCGTCTGTGCAAGTATGACCGATATGTCTTTTTCAGAACATCAGTTTGATGTGATCTGGTCAGAAGGGAGTGCTTATATCATGGGTGTACCACAGGCACTGGAAGACTGGAAACCTTTCATTAAAGAGGAAGGGTTTTTAGTATTTAGTGACTTGGTTTGGTTAACTGAATCACCAGAAAATGAGGTGCTTAAGTTTTGGCAACAAAATTATCCAGATATGGTAACGGTTGCCAGCAGGTATCAATTGATTGAGAACGCTGGCTATAAAATAATTGATAGCTTTGAATTGAGTAAGCAGGCGTGGGGCAATTATCTCAACCCGCTTACTACCAAAGTAAAACAATTGCCGCAGAGAGATTTTACATCTCAAGCGCTTGAGGATATTCAAAGCGAATTAGAAATACATCAGAAATATCTGGGGCAGTATGGGTATCAGATGTTTGTACTAAAAAAGGAAAATAAGATTCGAGATAATTTCAGATCATAA